The Paucidesulfovibrio gracilis DSM 16080 genome contains a region encoding:
- a CDS encoding acyl-[acyl-carrier-protein] thioesterase, giving the protein MNSIPDVDPSLKSTDPATLVGRVCFFLWRQCPGIVLRGGCFVSCEGGYPGLANYSENRKNLQPYRFDRAYQGVNKMSEHVVPNQFLEGEFVARVDECGPDGRVRISSLVNYLQEMAWRHAEALGYGRQALLTTNRAWVLTRMRLVLSRALGPGETLQVRTWPSGRDKYLAYRDFVAWSGEGEEVCRCTTAWAHMDVTKRKMVSLHETAPFPKDPERSLTFTTRTIPKVREGTHSVAIISRQSDLDLNGHVNNVHFVEWGMESVPRSWHETHFFCEMDITFRHECLSNEDITSSCVPDEAKSSVLHVVKRDIDGVELARMHSIWR; this is encoded by the coding sequence GTGAACTCAATTCCTGACGTTGATCCGTCATTGAAATCTACAGACCCGGCCACACTTGTTGGTCGGGTCTGTTTTTTTTTATGGCGCCAGTGCCCTGGAATCGTCCTGCGGGGAGGTTGTTTTGTTTCTTGCGAGGGAGGGTATCCGGGACTTGCCAATTATTCGGAAAACAGAAAGAATCTCCAGCCGTATCGTTTTGATCGTGCGTATCAGGGAGTAAATAAGATGTCGGAGCATGTTGTGCCAAATCAATTCTTGGAAGGGGAATTTGTTGCCCGTGTGGATGAGTGCGGGCCGGATGGAAGGGTTCGGATCAGCAGTCTTGTTAATTATCTTCAGGAAATGGCATGGCGTCATGCAGAAGCATTAGGATATGGGCGTCAGGCCTTGTTGACGACGAATCGGGCATGGGTTTTGACCAGGATGCGGTTGGTCTTGAGTCGTGCGCTCGGTCCCGGAGAGACGCTGCAGGTTCGAACCTGGCCTTCCGGGCGTGATAAATATTTAGCGTACCGTGATTTTGTGGCCTGGAGCGGTGAAGGCGAGGAAGTCTGCCGTTGCACTACGGCTTGGGCTCATATGGATGTTACAAAGCGTAAAATGGTTTCATTGCATGAAACTGCTCCCTTCCCCAAGGATCCGGAACGGAGTTTAACATTTACCACACGTACGATTCCAAAAGTACGAGAAGGGACACATTCCGTGGCCATTATTTCTCGACAAAGTGATCTAGATTTGAACGGACACGTCAACAATGTTCATTTTGTGGAGTGGGGCATGGAGAGCGTCCCGCGTTCTTGGCATGAAACGCACTTTTTTTGCGAAATGGACATCACTTTTCGGCATGAATGTCTGTCGAATGAAGATATCACCAGCTCTTGTGTGCCGGATGAAGCCAAATCCAGCGTCTTGCACGTGGTAAAACGTGACATTGATGGAGTAGAACTGGCCCGAATGCATTCCATTTGGCGGTGA